One Paraburkholderia sp. IMGN_8 DNA window includes the following coding sequences:
- a CDS encoding T6SS effector BTH_I2691 family protein, translated as MGTIPKVQAASANAKANAACQKSCNMCEKQGLLILPVRYAAAAATTAHNLGAAAALALPKGPFGDGVTGVSAKKASYFLRSVRKGFIHVYYPSQSKWQIYGVTSEGYVFNYPLDVDLPETQEKGFNCQQTGHKELAQCISIDHPQNAGKVYLAFSDVRWTAPVRKRYEANENGCRDHRMQLFDAAGWASGNHSQKHAQTISHVTDYVLEYKGGVDVAASCSPFAFKDRASEASGLKQFTDAHDKGNGVFFALWDPVGITQELNAEQFVAMGAAMKPYQRKMWTASAIDGMKSSIEESAEEDENSAAEQLKGQAAETYALYSLFDGGKAYEKEVKSIDEQKEREMDSVKAGAWKPYTESYSENAVTQFRNDMKTQMQQVEDTLLNPLADDYVAWLKGTQLRTVFAWDYHELDVAKGVEYAELFYECIYGSADRRVVYDLVLEWAKGDLKDRHNPLLRSMILNHDPSAEKLKEAAGFPLLELREPSAKLIELNHAANEILEKEDKGLILRADKAVAGMLHELGGPIAGFIAKTGDTASVRVFTACMSLRSRTTIIYKPVEGTVNQWISYMARQMYEQMPANKRPSLGSLNANLRKTFQSSSPKDGPIKVPQFIVFNADEALQASSGATSLSGRGTAIFAPGVRAVLTEENINASFLPKFRAATQGEVGYGVIGVIFNAVNWMLASKELAKSSALNRKENHDKFVAATVSTCAASFQTVGHGMKAFGKLGGRYSQLLLKWGTVVEFAFRVVGAVAGLVGAWYDFQQFKSERQSGHAGLAYLYGASAITNVLLCLAVIASATILVFALMVVLVVIGILIAWKKHREIEEWLSKCIFGTAAEKFSELDERKQFEALTS; from the coding sequence ATGGGTACCATTCCGAAGGTCCAGGCCGCCTCGGCTAACGCCAAAGCCAATGCAGCGTGCCAGAAGTCCTGCAACATGTGCGAGAAGCAAGGTCTTCTCATTTTGCCGGTACGGTATGCGGCCGCTGCCGCTACCACTGCCCACAATCTTGGTGCGGCCGCAGCGCTTGCATTGCCGAAGGGGCCGTTCGGTGACGGCGTTACAGGCGTAAGTGCCAAGAAGGCGTCCTATTTCCTGCGCTCTGTGCGCAAGGGGTTCATCCACGTTTATTACCCCTCCCAAAGCAAGTGGCAAATCTACGGCGTGACGTCGGAGGGCTATGTATTCAACTACCCGCTCGACGTTGACCTTCCCGAAACGCAGGAGAAGGGATTCAACTGCCAGCAGACTGGGCACAAGGAGCTCGCGCAGTGCATCAGCATCGACCATCCCCAGAATGCGGGCAAGGTCTATCTGGCTTTCAGCGACGTACGCTGGACGGCCCCTGTGCGCAAGCGCTATGAAGCCAACGAAAATGGCTGCAGGGACCACCGGATGCAGCTCTTCGATGCAGCGGGATGGGCGAGCGGCAACCATTCGCAGAAGCATGCCCAGACCATTTCACACGTCACCGACTATGTGCTCGAGTACAAGGGCGGCGTGGACGTAGCAGCATCTTGCTCGCCGTTTGCCTTCAAGGACCGTGCAAGTGAAGCGAGCGGGCTCAAGCAATTTACGGACGCACACGACAAGGGCAATGGCGTCTTCTTCGCACTTTGGGACCCAGTTGGCATCACGCAGGAGCTCAATGCCGAGCAGTTTGTAGCAATGGGTGCGGCCATGAAGCCGTATCAGAGAAAGATGTGGACGGCGAGCGCGATTGATGGAATGAAGTCCTCCATCGAAGAAAGTGCAGAGGAGGACGAGAACTCGGCCGCCGAGCAGCTCAAGGGGCAGGCGGCTGAGACGTACGCCCTTTACTCCCTGTTTGATGGCGGGAAGGCCTATGAAAAGGAGGTCAAGTCCATCGACGAGCAGAAGGAGCGGGAAATGGATTCGGTGAAGGCAGGGGCATGGAAGCCGTACACCGAATCCTACAGCGAGAATGCGGTGACGCAGTTCCGCAATGACATGAAGACGCAGATGCAACAGGTAGAAGACACGCTGCTCAACCCGCTCGCAGACGACTATGTCGCCTGGCTAAAGGGCACGCAGCTGAGGACGGTGTTTGCGTGGGACTACCATGAACTCGATGTAGCAAAGGGCGTCGAATACGCCGAACTCTTCTACGAGTGTATATATGGGTCGGCTGACCGTAGAGTGGTCTATGACCTGGTCCTCGAATGGGCCAAGGGCGACCTGAAGGACCGCCACAATCCGCTTCTGCGTTCGATGATTCTGAACCACGACCCCTCAGCTGAAAAACTGAAGGAAGCAGCAGGATTCCCTCTGCTTGAACTGCGGGAGCCCAGTGCGAAGCTCATTGAGTTGAACCACGCTGCCAACGAGATTCTCGAGAAGGAAGATAAGGGCCTGATTCTGCGGGCCGACAAGGCAGTGGCTGGAATGCTGCATGAGCTGGGTGGCCCGATTGCCGGCTTTATCGCCAAGACTGGTGATACAGCGAGTGTCCGGGTTTTCACGGCGTGCATGAGTCTGCGTTCACGCACCACCATCATCTACAAGCCCGTCGAAGGAACCGTCAACCAGTGGATTTCCTATATGGCGCGCCAGATGTACGAACAGATGCCCGCGAACAAACGTCCAAGCCTGGGTTCGTTGAACGCGAACCTGCGTAAGACTTTCCAGAGCTCGTCTCCCAAGGATGGCCCAATCAAGGTTCCGCAGTTCATTGTCTTCAACGCCGATGAGGCTCTCCAGGCGTCATCGGGCGCAACTTCCCTCAGTGGCAGGGGGACGGCAATCTTTGCACCGGGAGTGCGCGCGGTATTGACGGAAGAGAACATCAATGCGAGCTTTCTTCCAAAATTTCGGGCCGCGACACAGGGTGAAGTTGGATACGGCGTCATCGGGGTTATTTTCAATGCGGTGAACTGGATGTTGGCTAGCAAGGAGTTGGCAAAGTCCAGTGCGTTGAACCGTAAGGAGAATCATGACAAGTTCGTTGCTGCTACTGTCTCAACGTGTGCGGCGAGCTTCCAGACGGTTGGTCATGGCATGAAGGCGTTTGGCAAACTAGGGGGACGTTATTCGCAGCTGTTACTGAAATGGGGCACCGTTGTCGAATTTGCCTTCCGTGTCGTGGGCGCCGTAGCAGGACTGGTTGGGGCTTGGTATGACTTCCAGCAATTCAAGTCCGAGCGACAGTCCGGACATGCAGGCCTGGCCTACCTCTATGGTGCGTCTGCCATTACGAACGTCCTGCTTTGCCTGGCCGTAATTGCCAGTGCGACCATCCTGGTTTTTGCGCTAATGGTCGTGCTGGTTGTCATAGGCATTTTGATAGCATGGAAGAAGCACCGGGAAATCGAGGAATGGCTCAGCAAGTGCATCTTCGGTACAGCTGCGGAGAAGTTCTCAGAACTCGACGAACGCAAACAGTTTGAAGCGCTGACATCATAA
- a CDS encoding DUF4123 domain-containing protein: MDQYLIVEPDNGRVDLGAAPRMYEVGEIVPAAMPELKGVMPMLYSVEHPEQQLPAIEAIAARDLREGLAPRVCALIETDAGTETLMRHISDTIALPREPEGHSVFRFYDPRVARNLGWVLRPEQLTLIFRPVQRWRYFSNSGWLTVERQAAAPAEQLLPSTDQWATLRRLHLIEQALKSIRDAGEPVDERTPRQLDALFTKGARYRLAGEDLVVFAVQALLVSPNLDRHPKVAAALQSGQTTSYSEITAQWTDENWAVIAQEVALYA, translated from the coding sequence TTGGACCAGTACCTGATTGTCGAGCCCGACAACGGCCGAGTTGACCTTGGCGCGGCGCCCCGGATGTACGAAGTCGGCGAGATTGTTCCGGCTGCGATGCCGGAACTCAAGGGTGTGATGCCGATGCTTTACTCGGTCGAGCACCCTGAACAGCAACTTCCAGCTATCGAGGCCATTGCGGCTCGGGACTTGCGGGAGGGTCTTGCACCGCGCGTCTGTGCGCTGATTGAGACTGATGCAGGCACTGAGACATTAATGCGGCACATCAGTGACACGATTGCTCTGCCGCGCGAACCTGAGGGCCACTCGGTATTCCGGTTCTACGACCCTCGGGTGGCTCGCAACCTGGGATGGGTTCTTCGACCGGAGCAACTAACGCTCATATTCAGACCGGTGCAGCGCTGGCGCTATTTCTCAAATAGTGGATGGCTGACGGTGGAGCGCCAGGCCGCCGCTCCCGCTGAACAGCTGTTGCCATCGACTGACCAGTGGGCAACGCTGCGCCGCCTGCATCTCATCGAGCAGGCGCTGAAGTCCATACGCGACGCAGGGGAGCCCGTTGATGAGCGGACCCCTCGCCAACTCGACGCCTTGTTCACGAAGGGAGCCCGATATCGCCTCGCGGGAGAAGACCTGGTGGTCTTTGCCGTGCAGGCATTGCTGGTCTCACCGAATCTCGACCGACATCCAAAGGTCGCCGCGGCGCTTCAATCTGGTCAGACGACGTCGTACTCGGAAATCACCGCGCAGTGGACTGACGAGAACTGGGCGGTGATTGCCCAGGAAGTGGCGCTGTACGCGTAG
- a CDS encoding DUF6708 domain-containing protein: MAYDYMTRVALNRPVDESEAARRIDVRKPVADEAADAHAVFGMNDVYLEVCDASYSQVGWCLLAFLIGFPAFVFFTVTAIQGAVEVNPAMVRNGEQGAFSVGMWVFAVVGVLCCAFTVVLLLRDCFNYRHKSVRFNRKTRTVYAFRHSGPGGVIAVSWDKAFFFVHRLPSNATFGGAPTLMRCFVLDDSGKKIVDTFSFGLRTVNGAKESTRYGKQVLYQVQTNFEFIRRYMEGGPDSPPPVKKYLPRGPSLRASMSLWFYGLRDLGGVSAGFRIFSLVLSVPVFLLSVLHYIAQLTSREPNWPEDVEAACDNVRPTVVAEV; this comes from the coding sequence ATGGCGTATGACTACATGACCAGGGTGGCCTTGAATCGCCCAGTTGACGAGAGTGAAGCGGCACGGCGCATAGACGTCCGAAAACCGGTCGCGGACGAGGCCGCTGACGCCCATGCCGTGTTCGGCATGAACGATGTCTACCTGGAGGTGTGTGACGCCTCGTATTCGCAGGTCGGGTGGTGTCTGCTTGCCTTCCTGATTGGGTTCCCTGCGTTCGTATTTTTTACGGTCACTGCGATACAGGGCGCTGTGGAGGTGAACCCGGCTATGGTCAGGAATGGTGAGCAGGGTGCCTTCAGCGTCGGGATGTGGGTGTTTGCTGTGGTGGGAGTGCTCTGCTGTGCGTTCACGGTAGTACTTCTCCTACGCGACTGCTTCAACTACCGACACAAATCTGTGCGGTTCAACCGCAAGACTCGCACGGTGTATGCGTTTCGACACAGCGGCCCGGGCGGTGTCATCGCCGTTTCATGGGATAAGGCATTCTTCTTTGTACACCGGTTGCCCTCCAACGCCACGTTTGGCGGAGCACCCACCCTGATGCGCTGTTTCGTTCTTGACGACTCGGGCAAGAAAATCGTTGATACCTTCAGCTTTGGGCTTCGGACAGTCAATGGGGCGAAAGAGTCCACCCGCTACGGCAAACAGGTGCTTTATCAGGTCCAGACTAACTTCGAGTTCATTCGCCGCTACATGGAAGGCGGTCCAGATTCACCGCCACCTGTGAAAAAGTATCTGCCGCGCGGCCCCTCTCTTCGAGCCTCCATGAGCCTTTGGTTCTATGGGCTGCGCGACCTTGGCGGTGTTAGCGCGGGATTTCGCATTTTCTCCCTCGTACTCAGTGTCCCGGTTTTTTTGCTGTCCGTGCTTCACTACATTGCACAGCTAACATCTCGTGAACCGAATTGGCCGGAGGACGTCGAGGCAGCTTGCGACAACGTCCGGCCAACGGTGGTAGCGGAAGTGTGA
- a CDS encoding type VI secretion system Vgr family protein yields the protein MTVNDWAAVLGAGLDQSRRLLKLDTALGGNVLVPVRVVGTSRIGRNYDFTVDVATLKDSVELKSLIAKPVTLWTQQTDSSYLPRHGYVHTARFLGSDGSVQLYQLSFSSWLHFLKFRSDARIFQDKTAEDIIAAVFDEHPQSRGAYRFELRRQLPLRSFCVQYEDDWNFVHRIMEAEGLFGYFEQADDGKAHTLVITDDLYTVKALAPRDVSFYRAGPGSETDAIVQWGGARTLQSVSYTTRTFDYKNPTFNKELSTPTVDKQGDLPDQAEVYEYTGAYTYGDSARGDTLSKTRMEEWESRAKRFFATGGVRRADAGRWFQLEGATALASDSAENRQFAILAVTWYIENNLPVSTGTQFRHSLQSQLAEARTYHAGSSDVFNVKDALGGEGFFLVEMEAQRRTVPFRSPFEHRKPVMHTQTATVVGPNQEEVFTDNLNRVKVLMHWDRQNGGDEKASCWLRVMSPNAGGTLGGVFVPRVGHEVGIVYLDGDCDRPVVSGSLFNGQQTPQWHSNGLMSGYKSKELQGTGYNQLVMDDSTGQNRVQLFSSTSQSYLHLGYLIDQQGNTRGSYLGTGFDLKTDSYGAVRASQGMYLSTYAKVGTSSQPLDVKEAHQHLVDSGGVVERRSEVATGSQAEGLQDAQDTINDFAAATQSARQANSGGGSTAGGGTGEANGFAQPVMLLASPSGIGLSTQKSIQAAATEHVNIVSGASTHIAASKSLIASVGEKLSLFVQNSGMKLFAGKGKVELQAQSDNVEITADRTVKVVSTSDAVNVMADKEIKLMAGGATIRLAGGNIYVHAPGLVEIKGAQHSFEGPASENSAAQLPTTEACAQKFASASQAGAAIVD from the coding sequence ATGACGGTAAATGACTGGGCAGCCGTGCTGGGCGCGGGGTTGGACCAATCTCGACGCTTGTTGAAGCTGGATACAGCTCTGGGCGGAAATGTGCTGGTGCCAGTCCGCGTGGTTGGCACTTCGCGCATTGGGCGCAATTACGACTTCACTGTCGATGTCGCCACCCTAAAAGATTCTGTCGAGCTCAAATCTCTCATCGCGAAACCGGTGACGCTCTGGACTCAACAGACTGACTCGTCGTATCTGCCGCGTCACGGCTACGTGCACACTGCGCGATTTCTGGGTTCAGACGGTAGCGTTCAACTTTATCAGCTCAGCTTTTCGTCGTGGCTGCATTTCCTGAAATTTCGCAGTGACGCGCGGATATTCCAGGACAAGACTGCAGAGGACATTATCGCAGCGGTATTCGACGAGCATCCCCAATCACGCGGCGCCTATCGCTTTGAGCTCCGTCGCCAGTTACCTCTGCGGTCGTTCTGCGTCCAGTATGAAGACGACTGGAACTTCGTGCACCGGATTATGGAGGCCGAAGGGCTCTTCGGCTATTTTGAACAGGCGGATGACGGCAAAGCGCACACGCTGGTCATCACGGACGACCTCTACACCGTTAAAGCCTTGGCTCCGCGAGATGTGTCGTTTTATCGAGCAGGCCCTGGAAGTGAAACGGATGCGATAGTCCAGTGGGGTGGAGCACGCACATTGCAGAGCGTGAGCTATACCACGCGCACATTCGACTATAAGAATCCGACTTTTAACAAAGAGCTGTCCACGCCGACAGTCGACAAGCAAGGCGACCTGCCCGACCAGGCCGAGGTCTACGAGTACACGGGCGCTTATACCTACGGCGACAGCGCTCGCGGCGACACTTTGTCCAAGACCCGGATGGAAGAATGGGAGTCCCGCGCGAAGCGTTTTTTTGCGACGGGCGGCGTGCGGCGAGCCGATGCGGGACGCTGGTTCCAGCTCGAGGGCGCTACCGCTCTCGCATCTGACAGCGCAGAAAACCGCCAGTTTGCGATTCTGGCAGTGACCTGGTACATCGAGAACAATCTGCCTGTTTCGACCGGAACACAGTTCCGTCATAGCCTCCAGTCACAACTTGCTGAAGCTCGCACATATCACGCGGGTTCGTCAGACGTCTTCAATGTAAAGGACGCGTTGGGCGGTGAAGGATTCTTTCTGGTCGAAATGGAAGCGCAGCGCCGCACCGTTCCTTTTCGCAGTCCCTTTGAACACCGCAAGCCTGTGATGCATACGCAGACCGCGACAGTGGTCGGCCCGAATCAGGAGGAAGTGTTCACGGACAACCTCAATCGAGTCAAGGTGCTGATGCACTGGGACCGGCAGAACGGTGGCGATGAAAAGGCTTCGTGCTGGCTGCGCGTAATGTCACCTAACGCTGGTGGAACGCTCGGTGGTGTATTTGTCCCGCGCGTGGGACACGAAGTGGGAATCGTCTATCTGGACGGCGATTGCGACCGTCCGGTAGTGAGCGGAAGCCTGTTCAACGGACAGCAGACGCCGCAATGGCACTCCAACGGCTTGATGTCGGGTTACAAGTCCAAGGAACTCCAGGGCACAGGCTACAACCAGCTTGTCATGGACGATTCGACGGGCCAGAACCGGGTGCAGCTTTTCAGCAGCACGTCTCAAAGCTATTTGCATCTCGGCTACCTCATTGACCAGCAAGGCAATACGCGCGGCAGCTATCTCGGGACTGGCTTCGACCTGAAGACCGATTCGTACGGCGCTGTGCGCGCTTCGCAGGGTATGTATCTGTCGACGTACGCGAAGGTCGGCACGTCGAGCCAGCCGCTCGATGTCAAGGAGGCACACCAGCACCTCGTCGACTCGGGCGGTGTCGTTGAGCGGCGCTCCGAAGTCGCAACAGGCAGTCAGGCCGAAGGCTTGCAGGATGCTCAGGACACCATCAACGATTTCGCAGCCGCGACGCAGAGCGCGCGGCAGGCAAACTCGGGTGGCGGCAGCACGGCCGGCGGTGGAACTGGCGAGGCGAACGGATTCGCTCAGCCCGTGATGCTGCTCGCCAGCCCCTCCGGTATCGGCCTTTCGACGCAGAAATCCATCCAGGCCGCGGCGACGGAGCACGTCAACATCGTGAGTGGCGCCAGCACGCACATTGCGGCGTCCAAGTCACTCATCGCAAGCGTGGGCGAAAAACTCAGTCTCTTCGTGCAGAACTCGGGCATGAAGCTCTTCGCAGGCAAAGGAAAGGTCGAGCTGCAGGCTCAGTCCGATAACGTCGAGATTACGGCCGACAGGACTGTCAAGGTTGTGTCGACTTCTGATGCCGTCAATGTGATGGCAGACAAGGAAATCAAACTGATGGCGGGTGGTGCAACGATTCGCCTGGCTGGGGGCAACATCTATGTGCATGCGCCGGGCCTGGTCGAAATCAAGGGTGCCCAGCATTCGTTCGAGGGGCCAGCGAGCGAAAACAGTGCAGCCCAGCTACCGACCACTGAAGCTTGCGCTCAGAAATTCGCTTCTGCCTCGCAGGCTGGTGCGGCGATTGTCGACTAG
- a CDS encoding DUF6880 family protein has protein sequence MSKSAKLSEVLTLAEVQSLADTKTFARGKAYFHDGVVSRLDERDEAVRATVRGTHRYRVELAVDNGELAYDCNCPVGDDGVFCKHAVAVALSWLENSGEDVFHAEEPAPEKPRKKRKTYEEVIREYVATLGRDALQGLLMDAVEQDLALRDKLLFAARAAGASDLPGMKAAVKQATRISRPLDWRESGAYGDGLMSLADMLRQRLSGPHAAQVVELSELAIAGAEKSLEQIDDSNGDVMPAILELASVHLDACRVTAPDPVKLAERLFRFQTEGRWDTFYNILPAYAVPLGKSGLCRYRELVNEAWKAMPILAPGKEYRRSYDSPRMQLEHAMGALAELDGDVDALIRIRSKDLSGPYRFLLVAELCVKHGRPDDGLEWAERGITESGQSFDQRLLDFCIDAYLRRSEFDKANAYAWRRFEMRPTAEAFPALMEVASVTGRNAETRERALKHLWALVSEEEATAKSKRTVWQRGARTELVRIYLAGKENDIAWETFTCGPVSTQLWPEMASVRGKTHPHDAIALYHRLLPVAAEGGTRNARYDEAFEIVQAIGMLRARLDERAEFASELEEIRAAYRAKRNFIKLLAKLS, from the coding sequence ATGTCCAAGTCTGCAAAGCTTTCCGAGGTTCTCACGCTTGCCGAAGTCCAGTCGCTGGCCGACACGAAGACGTTTGCGCGCGGCAAGGCCTATTTCCACGATGGCGTCGTCTCCCGCCTGGACGAGCGCGACGAAGCGGTTCGTGCAACCGTACGCGGCACGCACAGATACCGGGTCGAACTCGCCGTCGACAATGGCGAACTCGCATACGACTGCAACTGCCCCGTAGGCGACGATGGCGTTTTCTGCAAGCACGCTGTTGCCGTTGCGCTCTCCTGGCTCGAAAATTCTGGTGAGGACGTGTTTCACGCCGAAGAGCCGGCGCCGGAGAAGCCGCGCAAGAAGCGGAAGACCTACGAGGAAGTCATTCGGGAATATGTGGCGACGTTAGGCAGGGACGCGCTTCAGGGGTTGTTGATGGACGCCGTCGAACAGGACCTTGCGCTGCGCGACAAGCTGCTGTTCGCTGCGCGTGCGGCAGGGGCCTCCGACCTGCCCGGCATGAAGGCCGCCGTCAAGCAGGCCACACGCATTTCACGCCCGCTGGACTGGCGTGAGTCTGGCGCATACGGCGACGGCCTGATGTCGCTGGCCGACATGCTGCGTCAAAGACTTTCCGGACCTCACGCAGCGCAGGTGGTCGAGCTATCCGAGCTGGCGATTGCCGGTGCGGAAAAGAGCCTCGAACAGATTGACGACTCCAATGGCGACGTGATGCCGGCGATTCTCGAACTGGCCTCTGTGCATCTCGATGCCTGCAGGGTAACTGCCCCCGACCCGGTGAAGCTTGCAGAGCGGCTCTTCCGCTTCCAGACAGAAGGCAGGTGGGACACCTTCTACAACATCCTGCCGGCGTACGCGGTGCCACTGGGCAAGAGCGGGTTGTGCCGCTATCGCGAACTCGTCAACGAGGCATGGAAAGCGATGCCCATACTCGCCCCGGGCAAGGAATATCGACGCTCATACGACTCGCCGCGGATGCAGCTCGAACATGCGATGGGGGCGCTGGCCGAACTCGACGGAGATGTCGACGCGCTCATCCGCATTCGCTCGAAGGACCTGTCGGGCCCGTACCGGTTTCTGCTGGTTGCGGAGCTTTGTGTGAAGCACGGTCGTCCGGACGACGGGCTCGAATGGGCCGAGCGCGGCATCACGGAGTCAGGCCAAAGCTTTGACCAGCGTCTGCTCGACTTCTGCATCGACGCGTATCTGCGGCGCAGCGAATTCGACAAGGCCAATGCGTACGCATGGCGACGTTTCGAGATGCGTCCGACGGCTGAAGCATTTCCGGCTTTGATGGAGGTCGCTAGTGTCACCGGCAGAAATGCAGAAACCCGGGAGCGTGCACTCAAACATCTCTGGGCGCTGGTCAGTGAAGAGGAAGCGACCGCAAAATCGAAGCGCACCGTCTGGCAACGCGGCGCGCGAACCGAGCTGGTCAGGATTTATCTTGCTGGCAAGGAGAACGACATCGCATGGGAAACGTTTACCTGCGGCCCGGTCTCCACGCAGCTATGGCCTGAAATGGCGTCTGTCCGTGGCAAGACTCATCCGCACGACGCCATCGCCCTGTATCACCGGCTGCTGCCGGTAGCTGCCGAGGGCGGTACGCGCAACGCCCGATATGACGAGGCGTTCGAAATCGTGCAGGCTATCGGCATGCTGCGGGCGCGGCTGGATGAACGTGCAGAGTTCGCCAGTGAACTGGAGGAGATTCGGGCGGCGTATCGCGCGAAGCGCAACTTCATCAAGCTGCTCGCCAAACTGTCGTGA
- the trfA gene encoding plasmid replication initiator TrfA, whose translation MGADVHLPGWSATSRALPNAFLRSALFAATRGVQADNANLLAGGSTGLVAEEKIGTFKDMNMMFSGYGLCQFDRLVYSTCLEYYRDVPLCPEGSLQYQRTTFYEFACRMGNRYSVKAHRAIRASLFRLSFARVRIRHERMNIEVPKLLSVKFEHGESVEGFKGSDELLLRVTTSVAELFGPGAWTSVENGAARYDGLRGWLANFYAGHAHPKPLPVELLHQLCGYGPNKSNFRASLVRALEKLKDPTTPACSRVASYHFSKDGTNIYVVRSAWVV comes from the coding sequence GTGGGCGCGGACGTGCATCTGCCGGGCTGGTCCGCAACATCGCGGGCACTGCCGAACGCGTTTCTCCGTTCAGCCCTGTTTGCAGCGACGCGAGGCGTTCAGGCCGACAACGCAAACCTGCTCGCGGGCGGCTCGACCGGTCTGGTGGCTGAAGAGAAAATTGGCACGTTCAAAGACATGAACATGATGTTCAGCGGGTACGGTCTTTGTCAGTTCGACCGGCTGGTCTACTCGACCTGCCTCGAATACTACCGTGACGTACCCCTTTGCCCTGAGGGGAGTCTCCAGTATCAGCGAACTACGTTCTACGAGTTCGCGTGTCGCATGGGAAACAGATACAGCGTCAAAGCGCACAGGGCGATACGGGCCAGTCTGTTTCGCCTGAGCTTTGCCCGGGTGCGCATTCGCCACGAGCGCATGAACATCGAGGTGCCGAAGCTGCTGTCGGTGAAGTTCGAGCACGGTGAGTCAGTTGAAGGTTTTAAAGGCAGCGACGAGCTTTTGCTTCGGGTCACGACTTCCGTGGCGGAACTGTTCGGACCGGGCGCGTGGACATCTGTCGAAAATGGCGCCGCAAGATATGATGGATTGAGAGGATGGCTCGCAAACTTCTATGCGGGGCACGCTCATCCGAAGCCGCTGCCGGTTGAACTGTTGCATCAGCTCTGCGGATACGGGCCCAACAAGAGTAATTTCAGGGCCAGTCTCGTGCGTGCGCTGGAAAAGCTCAAGGACCCAACCACACCTGCATGCAGCCGAGTCGCGAGCTATCATTTCTCCAAAGACGGCACGAATATTTACGTCGTCCGTTCCGCGTGGGTGGTATGA